A stretch of the Bacillus anthracis str. Vollum genome encodes the following:
- a CDS encoding leucine dehydrogenase, which translates to MALEIFEYLEKYDYEQVVFCQDKESGLKAIIAIHDTTLGPALGGTRMWTYDSEEAAIEDALRLAKGMTYKNAAAGLNLGGAKTVIIGDPRKDKSEAMFRALGRYIQGLNGRYITAEDVGTTVDDMDIIHEETDFVTGISPSFGSSGNPSPVTAYGVYRGMKAAAKEAFGTDNLEGKVIAVQGVGNVAYHLCKHLHAEGAKLIVTDINKEAVQRAVEEFGATAVEPNEIYGVECDIYAPCALGATVNDETIPQLKAKVIAGSANNQLKEDRHGDIIHEMGIVYAPDYVINAGGVINVADELYGYNRERALKRVESIYDTIAKVIEISKRDGIATYVAADRLAEERIASLKNSRSTYLRNGHDIISRR; encoded by the coding sequence ATGGCATTAGAAATCTTCGAATACTTAGAAAAATATGATTATGAGCAAGTAGTATTTTGTCAAGATAAAGAATCAGGTTTAAAAGCAATCATTGCAATTCATGATACAACACTTGGACCTGCTCTTGGTGGAACAAGAATGTGGACATATGATTCTGAAGAAGCGGCGATTGAAGATGCATTGCGTCTTGCAAAAGGGATGACATACAAAAACGCAGCAGCTGGTTTAAACTTAGGTGGTGCGAAAACAGTAATTATCGGTGATCCACGTAAAGATAAGAGCGAAGCGATGTTCCGTGCATTAGGTCGTTATATTCAAGGACTAAACGGACGTTACATTACAGCTGAAGATGTTGGTACAACAGTAGATGATATGGATATTATCCACGAAGAAACTGACTTTGTAACAGGTATTTCACCATCATTCGGTTCTTCTGGTAACCCATCTCCAGTAACTGCATACGGTGTTTATCGTGGTATGAAAGCTGCTGCGAAAGAAGCTTTCGGTACTGATAACTTAGAAGGAAAAGTAATTGCTGTTCAAGGCGTTGGTAACGTAGCATACCACCTATGCAAACATTTACACGCCGAAGGAGCAAAACTAATTGTTACTGATATTAATAAAGAAGCTGTACAACGTGCAGTAGAAGAATTCGGTGCAACAGCAGTTGAGCCAAATGAAATTTACGGTGTTGAATGTGATATTTACGCACCATGTGCATTAGGCGCAACAGTTAATGACGAAACTATTCCACAACTTAAAGCAAAAGTAATTGCAGGTTCTGCAAATAACCAATTAAAAGAAGATCGTCACGGTGACATCATTCATGAAATGGGTATTGTATACGCACCAGACTATGTAATTAATGCAGGTGGCGTAATTAACGTAGCAGACGAGTTATATGGATACAATAGAGAACGTGCATTAAAACGCGTAGAATCAATTTATGACACAATTGCAAAGGTAATCGAAATTTCAAAACGCGATGGCATTGCAACTTATGTAGCAGCTGATCGTCTAGCTGAAGAGCGCATTGCAAGCTTGAAAAACTCTCGTAGCACATACTTACGCAACGGTCACGACATTATTAGCCGTCGCTAA
- the yqiS gene encoding phosphate butyryltransferase — MKLEHLIDQAAGQPKKTVAVAVAEDHEVIEAVAKAITLQLAQFRLYGNQEKIMGMLQEHSLQTSEHIEVIAAQSSAEAAELSVKAVRNGEADVLMKGNIPTANILKAVLNKEWGLRKGSVLSHVATFEVPNYNRLIFVTDAAMNIAPDVTQKAAIIQNTVEVARAIGIDLPKVAPIAAVEVVNPAMQATIDAAMLTQMNRRGQIKNCVVDGPLALDNAVSQIAAEHKGIVSDVAGKADILLVPTIEAGNVLYKSLVYFADAKVGAMIAGAKAPIVLTSRADSAETKVYSLALAVATASK; from the coding sequence AGCTGTAGCGAAAGCAATTACATTACAGCTAGCTCAATTTCGTCTATATGGAAATCAAGAAAAAATAATGGGGATGCTACAAGAACATAGTTTACAAACTTCAGAACATATTGAAGTGATTGCAGCACAGTCAAGTGCTGAGGCTGCAGAACTTTCTGTTAAAGCTGTAAGAAATGGCGAAGCAGATGTGCTTATGAAGGGGAACATCCCAACAGCAAATATTTTGAAAGCTGTATTAAATAAAGAGTGGGGACTTCGTAAAGGTAGCGTACTTTCACACGTTGCAACATTTGAAGTTCCAAACTACAATCGTCTCATTTTTGTTACAGATGCAGCGATGAACATTGCACCTGATGTAACACAAAAAGCTGCTATTATACAAAATACTGTAGAAGTTGCCCGGGCAATAGGAATTGATTTGCCAAAGGTAGCACCAATTGCAGCGGTAGAGGTTGTGAATCCTGCGATGCAAGCGACAATTGATGCAGCGATGTTAACTCAAATGAATCGCCGCGGACAAATTAAAAATTGTGTCGTTGATGGACCACTTGCTTTAGATAATGCAGTATCACAAATTGCAGCAGAACATAAAGGCATAGTAAGTGATGTAGCAGGTAAGGCAGACATTTTACTCGTCCCAACAATTGAAGCTGGAAATGTGCTATATAAATCACTCGTATACTTTGCGGATGCAAAAGTAGGAGCAATGATTGCTGGCGCAAAAGCACCGATTGTTTTAACATCTCGTGCTGATTCAGCAGAAACAAAAGTATATTCATTAGCATTGGCAGTTGCCACTGCTTCAAAATAA
- the bfmBAA gene encoding 3-methyl-2-oxobutanoate dehydrogenase subunit alpha produces the protein MAEVKEKRHEELGLSDEQVLEMFRTMLLARKIDERMWLLNRAGKIPFVISCQGQEAAQVGAAFALDREKDYALPYYRDMGVVLAFGMTAKELMLSGFAKAGDPNSGGRQMPGHFGQKKNRIVTGSSPVTTQVPHAVGIALAGKMEKKDLVTFVTFGEGSSNQGDFHEGANFAGVHKLPVIFMCENNKYAISIPVEKQLACKNVSDRAIGYGMPGYTVDGNDPLAVYKAVKEAADRGRRGEGPTLIETVSYRLTAHSSDDDDRVYRDKEEVEEAKKNDSIVTFAAYLKEVGVLTEESEKQMLDEIMHIVNEATEYAENAPYAAPEDALKHVYAE, from the coding sequence ATGGCAGAAGTAAAAGAAAAGCGCCATGAAGAGCTTGGCTTAAGTGATGAGCAAGTGTTAGAAATGTTCCGTACGATGTTACTTGCACGTAAAATCGACGAACGTATGTGGTTATTAAACCGTGCTGGTAAAATTCCATTCGTAATTTCTTGTCAAGGACAAGAGGCAGCACAAGTTGGAGCAGCATTTGCTCTTGATAGAGAGAAAGATTATGCATTACCATACTACCGTGATATGGGTGTTGTACTAGCGTTTGGTATGACAGCGAAAGAACTGATGCTATCTGGTTTCGCGAAAGCTGGAGATCCAAACTCTGGTGGTCGTCAAATGCCTGGTCACTTCGGTCAAAAGAAAAATCGTATTGTGACAGGTTCATCTCCAGTAACAACGCAAGTACCACATGCAGTTGGTATTGCATTAGCTGGAAAAATGGAAAAGAAAGATTTAGTAACGTTTGTTACATTCGGTGAAGGTTCTTCTAACCAAGGTGATTTCCATGAAGGTGCAAACTTTGCTGGCGTACACAAGTTACCTGTTATTTTCATGTGTGAAAATAATAAATACGCAATCTCTATTCCAGTTGAAAAACAATTAGCATGTAAAAATGTATCAGACCGTGCAATTGGATACGGTATGCCTGGATATACAGTAGACGGAAACGATCCGCTTGCGGTATATAAAGCTGTAAAAGAAGCAGCAGACCGTGGCCGCCGTGGTGAAGGACCAACTTTAATTGAAACAGTATCATATCGTTTAACAGCACATTCAAGTGACGATGATGATCGTGTTTATCGTGATAAAGAAGAAGTAGAAGAAGCGAAGAAAAATGATTCAATTGTAACATTTGCTGCTTATTTAAAAGAGGTTGGCGTGTTAACTGAGGAGTCTGAAAAACAAATGTTAGACGAAATTATGCATATCGTAAACGAAGCAACAGAATATGCAGAAAATGCTCCGTATGCAGCACCTGAAGATGCATTGAAGCACGTATACGCAGAATAG
- the buk gene encoding butyrate kinase, translating to MSVNRILVINPGSTSTKIGVFDNERPVLEETIRHDEEQIGKYKRIIDQYEFRKETILEVLHSHGINISKLNAVCGRGGLLRPIEGGTYTVNDAMLEDLKNGFSGHHASNLGGILAYEIASGLNIPAFIVDPVVVDEMEPIARISGIAGMERKSIFHALNQKAVARKVAEELNHKYEDLNLLVTHMGGGITVGAHKKGKVIDVNNGLNGEGPFSPERAGTVPVGQLVEMCFSGEYYRDEMVKKLVGQGGLVSLIGTNDAIKVEQMVEKGDPEATLIYKAMAYQVAKEIGGASAVLHGKIDAIVLTGGLAYSKILVDEIKERVDWIADVIVHPGEDELQALAEGALRVLREEEAPKEYIVREKETVARG from the coding sequence GTGTCTGTAAATCGAATTCTTGTTATTAATCCGGGTAGTACATCCACAAAAATTGGTGTTTTTGATAATGAAAGACCCGTTTTAGAAGAAACTATTCGTCATGATGAAGAACAGATTGGAAAATATAAGCGAATTATCGACCAATATGAGTTTCGTAAAGAAACGATCTTAGAAGTTCTACATTCTCACGGTATTAACATTTCAAAATTAAACGCAGTTTGTGGACGCGGGGGATTACTTCGTCCAATCGAAGGCGGAACATACACAGTAAACGATGCGATGTTAGAAGATTTAAAAAATGGTTTTAGTGGTCATCACGCTTCAAACCTTGGGGGCATTTTAGCATATGAAATAGCTTCTGGATTAAATATTCCGGCATTCATTGTAGATCCTGTCGTTGTAGATGAAATGGAGCCGATTGCTCGTATAAGTGGTATTGCTGGTATGGAACGTAAAAGTATTTTCCATGCATTAAATCAAAAAGCAGTTGCTCGTAAAGTAGCTGAAGAATTAAACCACAAATATGAGGATTTAAATTTATTAGTTACACATATGGGCGGCGGTATTACAGTTGGTGCTCATAAAAAAGGAAAAGTTATCGATGTGAATAATGGCTTAAACGGAGAAGGACCATTTAGCCCAGAGCGTGCTGGTACAGTACCAGTAGGACAACTAGTTGAAATGTGTTTCTCTGGTGAGTATTACCGAGATGAAATGGTTAAAAAACTTGTCGGACAAGGTGGACTTGTAAGTCTTATCGGTACAAATGATGCGATTAAAGTAGAACAAATGGTTGAAAAAGGTGATCCTGAAGCAACTCTTATTTATAAGGCAATGGCATATCAAGTTGCAAAAGAGATTGGCGGAGCTAGCGCTGTACTTCACGGGAAAATCGATGCAATCGTATTAACTGGTGGACTTGCTTACAGTAAAATTCTTGTTGATGAAATAAAAGAACGAGTAGACTGGATTGCAGATGTTATCGTACATCCAGGAGAAGATGAATTACAAGCATTAGCAGAAGGGGCACTTCGTGTACTACGTGAAGAAGAAGCTCCAAAAGAATATATTGTACGTGAAAAAGAAACGGTAGCTAGGGGTTGA
- the lpdA gene encoding dihydrolipoyl dehydrogenase, protein MAKEYDLVIVGGGTGGYVAAIRASQLGLKTALVEKENLGGTCLHKGCIPSKALLRSAEVYATAKKSEEFGVIASNVELNFAKVQERKEKIVTQLHKGVQHLMKQGKIDVFEGIGRILGPSIFSPMPGTISVELASGEENEMLIPKNVLIATGSRPNSLPGLELDGEYVMSSDHALKMETLPSSIIIVGGGVIGIEWASMLADFGVEVTVLEYAKTILPLEDQDVSKEMQRLFKKKGIKVVTGAKVLPETLVKDNGVTIQAEHNGENKEFKAEKMLVSVGRQANTQNIGLENTDIVVEKGYIQTNEFYQTKESHIYAIGDVIGGLQLAHVASHEGIVAVEHIAGKEVTPIDYSMVSKCVYSSPEVASVGLTEQEAKEKGYKLKVGKFSFRAIGKALVYGESDGFVKLVVDEETNDILGVHMIGPHVTDMISEAGLARVLDATPWEVAHTIHPHPSLSEAIGEAALAVDGKALHA, encoded by the coding sequence ATGGCAAAAGAATATGATTTAGTCATCGTTGGCGGCGGTACTGGCGGATATGTTGCTGCAATTCGTGCATCACAACTAGGTTTAAAAACTGCACTTGTTGAAAAAGAAAATCTTGGTGGTACTTGTTTACACAAAGGATGTATTCCTAGTAAAGCCCTTTTACGTAGTGCGGAAGTATACGCAACTGCTAAAAAAAGCGAAGAGTTCGGGGTTATTGCAAGTAATGTAGAACTAAACTTTGCGAAAGTACAAGAGCGTAAAGAGAAGATTGTAACGCAACTTCATAAAGGTGTTCAGCACTTAATGAAACAAGGTAAAATTGATGTGTTTGAAGGTATTGGCCGTATTCTTGGCCCATCTATTTTCTCTCCGATGCCAGGGACAATTTCAGTTGAACTTGCAAGTGGAGAAGAGAATGAAATGTTAATTCCAAAAAATGTACTTATTGCAACAGGTTCTCGTCCGAATTCATTACCAGGTTTAGAATTAGACGGAGAGTATGTAATGTCTTCCGATCATGCCCTAAAAATGGAAACGCTTCCCAGCTCGATTATTATCGTTGGTGGCGGTGTAATTGGTATCGAGTGGGCATCTATGCTTGCTGACTTCGGTGTAGAAGTTACAGTATTAGAGTATGCGAAAACGATACTACCATTAGAAGATCAAGACGTTTCAAAAGAAATGCAACGTCTATTCAAGAAAAAAGGTATTAAAGTGGTAACTGGTGCAAAAGTATTACCAGAAACATTGGTAAAAGATAATGGAGTAACAATTCAAGCTGAACATAACGGTGAGAATAAAGAATTTAAAGCAGAAAAAATGCTTGTATCTGTAGGACGACAAGCCAATACGCAAAATATTGGTTTAGAGAATACGGATATCGTTGTGGAAAAAGGATACATTCAAACAAATGAGTTTTATCAAACGAAAGAATCTCATATTTACGCAATCGGTGATGTAATCGGTGGCTTACAGCTTGCTCACGTTGCTTCTCATGAAGGAATTGTTGCAGTAGAACATATTGCTGGTAAAGAAGTTACACCAATTGATTATTCTATGGTATCAAAATGCGTATATAGCAGTCCGGAAGTTGCTTCTGTCGGTTTAACAGAACAAGAAGCGAAAGAAAAAGGCTATAAGTTAAAAGTAGGTAAGTTCTCATTCCGTGCAATCGGGAAAGCACTTGTATACGGCGAATCAGATGGTTTCGTAAAACTTGTAGTTGATGAAGAAACAAATGACATTCTCGGTGTTCATATGATTGGACCACATGTAACAGATATGATTTCTGAAGCAGGTCTTGCAAGAGTACTTGATGCAACACCTTGGGAAGTAGCACATACAATTCATCCGCATCCATCATTATCTGAGGCGATTGGTGAAGCAGCATTAGCTGTAGATGGAAAAGCGTTACACGCATAA